A region from the Beduinella massiliensis genome encodes:
- a CDS encoding DUF4367 domain-containing protein, translated as MSTSTNPDVHNEFELAKEADRKLYEELEKDVGEMDVSVIEAAIQGFYPENPDRDCARMLRRIKRRVRGKRAVPARRWIARTAAAAACLLLVGGASLGAARAFQIESVLQFFSAFSELFSYESRNAGDSLSMSKGAEMAAVAEGVWLEEEENTVASFDSAEAFLQAVDIYPEGYARLFQRYAFETATMNDDGVFCSYTVTLGGEASDTVYVRGIRQRSKDSSIDYLYESDELEVTETWIGGVRLAVAPNFEVNTVRWSQDEVHVDIWGKAPEDRLLEIAKIMLGESS; from the coding sequence ATGAGTACGAGTACGAACCCGGATGTGCACAACGAGTTCGAACTGGCGAAGGAGGCTGATCGAAAGCTTTACGAGGAACTGGAAAAGGACGTCGGCGAGATGGACGTATCCGTCATCGAGGCGGCCATTCAGGGTTTTTATCCCGAGAACCCCGACAGGGACTGCGCGCGGATGCTTCGGCGGATCAAGCGCAGGGTGCGCGGCAAGCGCGCCGTGCCTGCCCGACGCTGGATTGCCCGGACGGCGGCGGCGGCGGCCTGCCTGCTGCTCGTGGGCGGGGCCTCGCTCGGCGCGGCGCGTGCCTTTCAGATCGAATCGGTCTTGCAGTTCTTTTCCGCTTTCAGCGAGCTGTTTTCCTACGAGAGCCGCAACGCCGGGGATTCGCTGTCCATGTCCAAGGGGGCGGAGATGGCCGCGGTAGCGGAGGGCGTCTGGCTGGAAGAGGAGGAAAACACGGTGGCTTCCTTTGACAGCGCAGAAGCGTTTCTGCAAGCGGTGGACATCTACCCGGAAGGCTATGCGCGGCTGTTTCAGCGGTATGCCTTTGAAACGGCGACGATGAACGACGACGGTGTATTTTGCAGCTACACGGTCACATTGGGCGGCGAAGCTTCCGACACGGTATACGTCCGCGGCATTCGGCAGCGCTCAAAGGATTCGTCCATCGATTATCTGTATGAAAGCGACGAGCTGGAGGTCACCGAAACGTGGATCGGCGGCGTCCGGCTGGCAGTCGCTCCGAATTTTGAGGTCAATACCGTCCGTTGGAGCCAAGACGAAGTCCACGTAGACATCTGGGGAAAAGCCCCGGAGGATCGACTGCTGGAAATTGCGAAAATAATGTTAGGAGAATCATCATGA
- the smpB gene encoding SsrA-binding protein SmpB: MARQKGIKPVAQNRKARHEYFVEEAFECGIALHGTEVKSMRQGRVNLKESFAAVKDGEMIVSGMHISPYEQGNIFNTDPLRPKKLLMHRAEIRRLAGLVQRQGYTLVPLSVYLKDGRMKMELGLCRGKKLHDKRDDMAQRDAKRDIDRALKNNGRGE, from the coding sequence ATGGCACGTCAGAAGGGCATCAAGCCCGTCGCGCAGAACCGCAAGGCGCGCCACGAGTACTTCGTGGAGGAGGCCTTCGAGTGCGGCATCGCGCTGCACGGCACGGAGGTCAAGTCCATGCGTCAGGGGCGCGTCAATCTCAAGGAGAGCTTCGCCGCCGTGAAGGACGGGGAAATGATCGTCAGCGGCATGCACATCAGCCCCTACGAGCAGGGGAACATCTTCAACACCGACCCGCTCAGGCCCAAGAAGCTGCTGATGCACAGGGCGGAGATTCGCCGCCTGGCAGGGCTGGTGCAGCGCCAGGGCTACACGCTGGTGCCGCTTTCCGTCTATCTCAAGGACGGGCGCATGAAGATGGAGCTGGGGCTCTGCCGCGGCAAGAAGCTGCATGACAAGCGTGACGACATGGCGCAGCGCGACGCGAAGCGCGACATCGACCGCGCGCTCAAAAACAACGGGCGCGGCGAGTGA
- a CDS encoding NAD-binding protein, translating to MKSILVIGMGRFGRHLSRKLMELGNEVMVVDEDEEIISELMHDVTSAQIGDCTKEEVLRSLGVTNFDLCFVCIGSDFQASLEVTALLKELGARRVLAKASRDIHAKFLLRNGADEVVYPERDMAERLAVRVSANNVFDYIELTPEFSIYEIPPMDAWLGKTIVQCNVRTKYHISILAVKQNGETTLLPPADHLFTPSEHLMVIGKHEDIQRVLKRI from the coding sequence ATGAAATCGATATTGGTCATCGGCATGGGGCGCTTTGGGCGCCACCTGAGCCGTAAGCTGATGGAGCTTGGCAATGAAGTCATGGTCGTGGACGAGGACGAAGAGATCATCTCCGAGCTCATGCACGACGTCACCAGCGCGCAGATCGGCGACTGCACCAAGGAAGAGGTGCTCCGCTCGCTGGGCGTGACGAACTTCGACCTCTGCTTCGTCTGCATCGGGTCGGACTTTCAGGCGAGCCTGGAGGTCACCGCGCTGCTCAAGGAGCTGGGCGCGCGCCGCGTGCTCGCCAAGGCGAGCCGGGACATCCACGCGAAGTTCCTACTGCGAAACGGCGCGGACGAGGTCGTCTACCCGGAGCGCGACATGGCCGAACGCCTGGCGGTTCGGGTGAGCGCGAACAACGTGTTCGACTACATCGAGCTGACGCCCGAATTTTCCATCTACGAGATCCCGCCGATGGACGCGTGGCTGGGCAAGACCATCGTGCAGTGCAACGTGCGCACGAAGTACCACATCTCCATCCTCGCCGTCAAGCAAAACGGCGAGACGACCCTGCTTCCCCCCGCGGATCACCTGTTCACCCCCAGCGAGCATCTGATGGTGATCGGCAAGCACGAGGACATTCAGCGGGTATTGAAGAGGATATAA
- a CDS encoding sigma-70 family RNA polymerase sigma factor, with protein MEPHQGKDTLRWFDEFAYQKYPYVKALAARLLQSASRPTRDAEDIAQEFFLVAYRKAETVRTHPNQAAWVYRTVFLTFLNYHHKESRQKAGVPLESYEDIADDLVIDEIVACRDMLCRAVDKLPEKDYELYQDVYARGLSPAQIAAKEGKRTDTIARRISRLNQKLRGNINKLSENGVIRHNISEGSSQS; from the coding sequence ATGGAGCCGCATCAGGGCAAGGATACGCTTCGTTGGTTCGACGAGTTTGCCTATCAGAAATACCCGTACGTCAAGGCACTCGCAGCCAGGCTGCTGCAATCGGCCTCCAGACCGACGCGGGACGCGGAAGACATTGCGCAGGAGTTCTTTCTCGTCGCATATCGCAAGGCGGAGACGGTACGAACGCACCCGAATCAGGCGGCATGGGTTTATCGAACCGTGTTCCTGACGTTCTTGAACTACCATCACAAGGAGAGCCGGCAAAAGGCAGGCGTCCCGCTGGAAAGCTACGAGGACATCGCGGACGACCTGGTGATCGACGAGATCGTCGCCTGCCGGGACATGCTGTGCCGGGCGGTGGACAAGCTCCCCGAAAAGGACTACGAGCTCTATCAGGACGTATACGCCCGCGGCCTGTCGCCCGCGCAGATCGCGGCGAAAGAGGGCAAGCGCACGGACACCATCGCCAGACGAATTTCGCGACTGAATCAAAAGTTGCGGGGAAATATTAATAAGCTGTCCGAAAACGGCGTAATTCGACATAATATAAGTGAAGGGAGCTCTCAATCATGA
- a CDS encoding helix-turn-helix domain-containing protein translates to MNVALAIQEKLKDLRTSRGLNLEQLAEQTGISRSALGQYETDEYKDVSHTSIVTLAKFYGVSTDYRLGMTEIKSHSNADLADLHLSDDMIEL, encoded by the coding sequence ATGAATGTGGCTTTGGCCATACAGGAGAAACTAAAGGACTTGCGGACAAGCCGGGGGCTGAACCTTGAACAGCTTGCGGAGCAGACAGGCATATCCCGCTCCGCTTTAGGCCAGTACGAAACAGATGAATACAAAGATGTTAGCCACACCAGCATTGTGACGCTGGCAAAATTCTATGGTGTGTCTACTGATTACCGGCTGGGAATGACGGAAATTAAAAGTCACTCAAACGCCGATCTTGCAGACCTGCATTTGAGTGACGATATGATTGAACTTTAA
- a CDS encoding sporulation initiation factor Spo0A C-terminal domain-containing protein produces MHMRNSYATAVSLGGNTSKCGYSYLASSGEIIVGLGYFPRNELNEKVYKPVAAIYRTKPHLVAREIARAVEEIWEHGDRERLRDVLGHKIIDKPTPAEVMQALANYIAEGERVIM; encoded by the coding sequence ATGCATATGAGAAACTCCTACGCAACCGCCGTATCGCTCGGCGGCAACACCTCGAAATGCGGCTACAGCTATCTCGCCTCATCCGGTGAAATCATCGTAGGCCTGGGATACTTTCCGCGCAACGAGCTGAACGAAAAAGTTTACAAGCCGGTGGCGGCCATATACCGCACGAAGCCGCACCTGGTTGCCCGAGAAATCGCACGCGCCGTGGAAGAGATATGGGAACACGGCGACCGCGAAAGGCTGCGGGATGTGCTGGGGCACAAAATCATCGACAAGCCCACGCCTGCCGAGGTCATGCAGGCGCTGGCGAACTACATTGCGGAGGGCGAGAGGGTCATCATGTGA
- a CDS encoding TrkH family potassium uptake protein, which translates to MFRFKRLQLSYQQMIALGFLGLILLGAVLLMLPFSSRSFSWTDPLSALFTATSAVCVTGLVVLDTATHWSVFGQLVLLVLIQIGGLGLMTVATLFSFALRRKIGLAERSLLQESVASLSIGGVVRLTRRILLGTLIFEGAGALLLSLRFVPRYGLLSGVYMSIFHAISAFCNAGFDLLGRPDALYISLTEYVSDPLVTLTISALILIGGLGFIVWDDLAKHRLHWRRYFLHTKIVLISTAALVLLPTVLFLIMERTDTMQGMGVGESLLASLFSAITPRTAGFNTVDTALLGDGSKLLTMVLMFIGGSPGSTAGGIKTTTMAVLLLSAAATLRHTHDTSVLGRRLDQDVVHRASSVATVYLGMVVAATLLICMLQPELLLPDVLFEVFSAVDTVGMSTGITRALSPVSRLVVMVLMYCGRVGSLTFALIFTERRRPPAVQQPVEKILVG; encoded by the coding sequence ATGTTTCGTTTCAAGCGACTCCAACTGAGCTATCAGCAGATGATCGCGCTGGGCTTTCTGGGGTTGATCCTGCTGGGCGCCGTGCTGCTCATGCTGCCGTTCTCCTCCCGCTCCTTCTCCTGGACCGATCCCCTCAGCGCGCTGTTCACGGCGACGAGCGCCGTGTGCGTCACGGGCCTCGTGGTTCTGGACACGGCGACGCACTGGTCCGTCTTCGGCCAGCTCGTGCTGTTGGTGCTCATCCAGATCGGCGGCCTCGGACTCATGACCGTGGCGACGCTCTTCTCCTTCGCCCTGCGGCGCAAGATCGGACTGGCGGAGCGCAGCCTCCTTCAGGAGAGCGTCGCGAGCCTTTCCATCGGCGGCGTGGTACGCCTTACCCGGCGCATCCTGCTGGGCACGCTGATCTTCGAGGGCGCGGGCGCGCTGCTGCTCTCCCTGCGCTTCGTGCCGCGCTACGGGCTGCTGTCCGGCGTGTACATGAGCATCTTCCACGCGATTTCCGCCTTTTGCAACGCGGGCTTCGACCTGCTGGGCCGCCCGGACGCGCTCTACATCTCCCTGACGGAGTACGTCTCCGACCCGCTCGTCACCCTTACGATCAGCGCGCTCATCCTCATCGGCGGCCTCGGCTTCATCGTCTGGGACGACCTGGCCAAGCATCGGCTGCACTGGCGGCGCTACTTCCTGCACACGAAGATCGTGCTGATCTCCACCGCCGCGCTGGTTCTTTTGCCGACCGTGCTCTTCCTCATCATGGAGCGCACGGACACCATGCAGGGCATGGGCGTGGGGGAAAGCCTGCTGGCCAGCCTGTTCTCCGCCATCACGCCGCGCACCGCGGGCTTTAACACGGTGGATACCGCGCTGCTGGGCGACGGGTCCAAGCTGCTGACGATGGTGCTCATGTTCATCGGCGGCAGTCCCGGGTCCACGGCGGGCGGCATCAAGACGACGACGATGGCCGTGCTGCTGCTTTCCGCCGCCGCGACGCTGCGCCATACGCACGACACCAGCGTGCTGGGCCGCAGGCTCGATCAGGACGTGGTGCACAGGGCGTCCTCGGTCGCGACGGTTTACCTGGGCATGGTCGTCGCGGCGACGCTGCTGATCTGCATGCTCCAGCCGGAGCTGCTGCTGCCGGACGTGCTCTTTGAGGTCTTCTCCGCGGTGGATACGGTCGGCATGTCGACCGGCATCACCCGCGCGCTCTCCCCCGTCTCCCGCCTGGTCGTCATGGTGCTGATGTACTGCGGGCGCGTCGGCAGCCTGACGTTCGCGCTCATCTTTACCGAGCGCAGGCGCCCCCCGGCGGTGCAGCAGCCGGTGGAAAAGATACTCGTGGGTTAA
- a CDS encoding ATP-binding protein, protein MLKKIKKRLRTNDVFVAGGFPRITYNPRKNHKLEERVREVDDNLSKLLVITGPTKTGKTVLVDKIFPRDNSVWIDCGTVNDENSFWELIVEQLKEFTELEDQESESSAIENGADGGIEGSIAVVKGKSNIHTNHTSVNETVHIKRRTSSNKIVALRDLQQERIPLIVDDFHYLDKRLQKNIVRAVKSPIMHGLPVIFIAIPNRKYDTVEVEREMTGRISTISMPTWEKRELMDIATVGFEKLNIIVPDEIISGMADAAYGSPFLMQEFCNTLCKHFEILEACIPEMSIPVDFDMVNIYHNLADNSGRPMFDKLKRGPRARSDRKQRLLKTGTKTDIYGVVMESLKNIKPGVESIRYEELRNNIKNILDEAPPQKNEVTRVLDKIARISYSDSSSTPVIDWQKEDNLLTITDPFFAFYLKWANPN, encoded by the coding sequence ATGTTAAAAAAAATTAAAAAGCGTTTAAGAACTAATGATGTCTTTGTTGCTGGAGGGTTTCCGCGCATAACTTATAATCCTCGTAAAAATCATAAGCTAGAAGAGCGGGTTCGAGAAGTGGACGATAATTTATCGAAACTACTTGTGATTACTGGCCCGACTAAAACAGGGAAAACGGTTCTTGTAGATAAAATCTTTCCAAGAGATAATTCTGTTTGGATTGATTGTGGGACAGTAAATGACGAAAATTCATTTTGGGAACTGATAGTTGAGCAATTAAAAGAATTTACCGAATTAGAAGATCAAGAAAGCGAAAGTTCAGCTATTGAAAACGGAGCGGATGGCGGTATAGAGGGAAGCATTGCTGTTGTTAAAGGGAAGTCCAATATTCACACTAACCATACATCTGTAAATGAGACAGTACATATAAAACGTAGAACATCTAGCAATAAAATTGTTGCTTTACGTGATTTACAGCAGGAAAGAATACCTCTCATTGTGGATGATTTTCACTATCTTGATAAGCGGCTACAAAAAAATATAGTAAGAGCTGTCAAGTCTCCTATTATGCATGGGCTTCCAGTAATATTTATTGCAATACCAAATAGGAAATACGATACTGTTGAAGTCGAACGCGAAATGACAGGTCGTATAAGTACAATAAGTATGCCAACTTGGGAAAAACGCGAACTTATGGATATTGCCACAGTAGGATTCGAGAAGCTTAATATTATTGTGCCAGATGAAATTATTTCAGGGATGGCAGATGCCGCCTATGGTAGCCCTTTTTTAATGCAAGAATTTTGTAATACGCTATGCAAACACTTTGAAATATTAGAAGCCTGCATCCCCGAAATGTCAATTCCTGTAGACTTTGATATGGTTAATATTTATCATAACTTGGCGGATAATTCTGGAAGACCAATGTTTGATAAGTTAAAACGTGGTCCCAGAGCAAGATCAGATAGAAAGCAGAGATTATTGAAAACAGGGACTAAAACAGATATATATGGAGTGGTAATGGAAAGTTTGAAAAATATTAAACCTGGCGTTGAGAGCATTAGGTATGAGGAACTACGAAATAACATAAAAAATATACTTGATGAAGCGCCACCTCAGAAAAATGAAGTCACTAGGGTTTTAGATAAGATTGCGAGGATTTCCTATTCTGATAGTTCATCAACCCCAGTCATTGACTGGCAAAAGGAAGATAACTTACTCACTATTACAGACCCATTTTTTGCTTTTTACCTAAAATGGGCAAATCCTAATTAA
- a CDS encoding IS3 family transposase — MKYRVIERFRNIYPIVTMCEVFEVSRSGYYAWRKKQEKTPKDQWLVDLIVECQQQCNQTYGIRRVRLWIQRKKRKNVNLKALLRVMRKTNLLAQIRRQRRYTQHQQNVYKYPNLLQRAFEQQQPNRFWSTDITYIPTPQGMLYMCAVIDLCGRMVLAYRMGGDMAASLVTQTIRDAMITEKVTDGLALPSDQGSQYTSDAYFDLSKEYHFQPSMSSPGCPYDNAAMENFFGTLKSECLYRAHYSTRAEVEELVAQYVHFYNFERINLKYGLTPYEIRCKAALGCVILQYPFIFLSVQPDTVQRRCRRFF, encoded by the coding sequence TTGAAATATCGAGTTATAGAACGTTTTCGCAACATTTATCCTATCGTCACAATGTGTGAAGTATTTGAAGTTTCCCGAAGTGGGTATTATGCCTGGCGTAAAAAGCAAGAAAAGACGCCGAAAGATCAGTGGTTGGTCGATCTGATTGTGGAATGTCAACAGCAGTGCAACCAGACCTACGGCATCCGCCGTGTTCGTCTCTGGATCCAGCGGAAGAAAAGAAAAAATGTAAATCTGAAAGCACTTCTGCGCGTCATGCGCAAGACCAATCTGCTTGCACAGATTCGGCGGCAAAGAAGATATACTCAACATCAGCAAAACGTGTACAAATACCCAAACCTATTGCAGCGTGCCTTTGAACAGCAACAACCCAATCGTTTCTGGTCAACAGATATCACCTATATCCCCACACCACAGGGAATGCTGTATATGTGTGCGGTGATTGACCTTTGTGGTCGAATGGTGTTGGCCTATCGCATGGGTGGCGACATGGCCGCATCGCTGGTTACTCAGACGATCCGAGACGCTATGATAACAGAGAAGGTCACCGATGGACTCGCACTCCCCAGTGACCAAGGGTCTCAATACACCTCCGATGCATACTTCGACCTAAGCAAAGAATATCACTTTCAACCCTCTATGTCCAGTCCCGGATGTCCATACGACAATGCCGCTATGGAGAATTTCTTCGGAACGCTTAAATCGGAATGCCTTTATCGTGCCCATTATTCTACTCGCGCAGAGGTAGAGGAGTTGGTTGCACAATATGTCCACTTCTACAACTTCGAACGCATTAACCTGAAATACGGCCTTACTCCCTATGAAATCAGGTGCAAGGCCGCGTTAGGTTGCGTAATTCTACAATATCCTTTTATTTTCCTGTCCGTTCAACCGGATACAGTCCAAAGGCGGTGCCGCAGATTTTTTTAA
- a CDS encoding flavodoxin domain-containing protein: protein MGRTVVLYASRYGTTERYAREIAQRLGCEAVNVKQWKQQRFSDYDTVIFGGSLYASAIRGVKALTKHETLLDGKRLIVFTVGMAAPESPTLEQVRAQNFSPDMQRRIAFFHLRGAMDYARLSPLHRLMMAGMHAAIGRMKEPTEELRLIQETYGKRMDWTDRAAVEPIVAAAKA from the coding sequence ATGGGCAGGACGGTGGTTTTGTACGCAAGCCGCTATGGCACGACGGAGCGCTACGCGAGGGAGATCGCGCAGAGGCTCGGCTGCGAGGCGGTGAACGTAAAGCAGTGGAAGCAGCAGCGTTTTTCTGACTACGACACGGTGATCTTCGGCGGCTCCCTGTATGCGAGCGCCATTCGCGGCGTGAAGGCGCTCACGAAGCACGAGACGCTGCTGGACGGGAAACGGCTGATCGTGTTCACGGTGGGCATGGCCGCGCCGGAGTCGCCCACGCTCGAACAGGTACGGGCGCAGAATTTCAGCCCGGACATGCAAAGGCGCATCGCCTTTTTTCACCTGCGCGGCGCGATGGACTACGCGCGCCTGAGCCCGCTGCACCGCCTCATGATGGCAGGGATGCACGCGGCAATCGGCAGGATGAAGGAGCCGACGGAGGAGCTCCGCCTCATACAGGAGACGTACGGCAAGCGCATGGACTGGACGGACAGGGCGGCGGTGGAGCCCATCGTCGCGGCGGCCAAGGCATAA